The Mycolicibacterium aurum genome segment CCGGACGGGGTCTACGTGGCCCGGTGCGTCGACACCGCCGCCAACCTGCTCGGCATCGACCGTGACCGCGAGCACCACAACAGCGTGGCCGCCGAGCAGGCGGGAGTCGGGGCGCGCGTGCTCGACTACCGACCGGACCTCGGGGTGCTCCTGCTGAGCTACATCGAGGGAAAGACGCTGGAAAACCACGATTTTCAGCGCGACGGCGTAATCGCCATGGCCGCCCGTGCCTGCCGGACACTGCACGACGGGCCGCGGTTTCGGGGGCGCTTCGACATGTTCGAGCGCCAACCCGCCTACCTCAAGACGGTCCAAGACCACGGCTTCCGGATACCAGCCGACTATCACGACCACGCCCACGCGTTCGCGGCGGCCAAGCGCGCGCTCGAGGCCACTGAGACCGTCACCGTGCCCTGCAACAACGACCTGTTGGCCGGCAACTTCATCGAGGACGGCGACCGGATGTGGTTGATCGACTACGAGTACTCCGGCAACAACGACCCATGTTTCGAGCTCGGCAACATCTGGAGCGAGTGCGCGCTGTCGCTCGATCAGCTCGACGAGCTGGTCACCGCGTACTACGGGCGTCCCCGGCGGCACAAGACAGCGCGGGCGCACCTGCAGGGGATCGTCGCCAAGTACGGATGGACGCTCTGGGGATGCATCCAGTACGGCTCCAGCGCAATAGAATTCGACTTCTGGGAATGGGCCATGGAGCGTTATGAGGCCGCGGTCGCCGCATTCCGCGACCCGGGCTACGGGCGACTGCTCGACGACGTCGCCGCCATCGAGGGACAACCGTGAGGAAGACATGACGTCCGCCAAATCTCTGCCGTCGCGTGCCCGGGTCGTCGTCATCGGCGGCGGGGTCATCGGCACCAGCGTCGCCTACCACCTGACCAAACTCGGGCTCACCGACGTCGTGCTGCTCGAACAGGGCCAGCTGTCCTGCGGAACCACCTGGCACGCAGCAGGTCTCGTAGGCCAGCTGCGGGCATCGGAAGGCATGACCCGCCTGGTGCAGTATTCGACGCAGCTGTACTCGGAGCTGGAGAGCGAGACGGGTCTGTCGGCCGGCTACAAGCAGTGCGGCGGAGTCACGGTCGCACGCACCGAGGACAGGATGGTGCAGCTGCGCCGCACTGCGGCCAACGCGGCGGCGTTCGACCTGCAGTGCGAACTGCTCACGCCCGAACAGGCACACGAGCACTATCCGGTGATGCGGGTCGACGACCTGGTCGGCGCCATCTGGCTGCCCGACGACGGCAAGGCCAATCCGACCGACCTGACGTTCGCGCTGGCCAAGGGCGCGCGCTCGGGTGGGTGCCGGATCGTGGAGAAGACCCGTGTGCTCGATGTGCTCGTCACCGACGGCGAGGTGACAGGCGTGCGCACCGACGCCGGTGACATCGAGGCCGAGATCGTCGTGAACTGTGCCGGGCAGTGGGCCAAACAGGTCGGCGCGATGGCCGGGGTCAACGTGCCGCTGCACTCGGCCGAGCATTTCTACGTGGTCAGCGAGACGATCGACGGCGTCCATCCCGACCTGCCGATCCTGCGCGACCCCGACGGCTACACCTACTTCAAGGAGGAGGTCGGCGGTCTCGTCATCGGTGGATTCGAGCCGGAGGCCAAGCCGTGGGTCCCACCCGACGCGATCCCGTATCCGTTCGAATTCCAGCTGCTGGATGAAGATTGGGAGCATTTCGAGGTCCTGATGACCAGTGCGCTGCTGCGCATCCCGGCATTGGAGACCACCGGGATCAAGAAGTTCTACAACGGTCCCGAGAGCTTCACGCCGGACAACCAGTTCATCCTCGGTGAGGCACCCGAGTGCCGGAACTTCTTCGTGGGAGCCGGATTCAACTCGGTGGGCATCGCCACCGCGGGCGGGGCGGGGCGGGCACTGGCCGAATGGATCGTCGACGGCGCGCCGAGCACCGACCTGACCGGCGTGGACATCCGCCGCTTCGCGCCGTTCAACGGCAACAACCGGTGGCTGCACGATCGAGTGGCCGAGGTGCTGGGCATCCACTACGAGATTCCCTGGCCCAACCGGGAAATGACGACCGCCAGACCGTTCCGGCGGTCTCCGGTGCACCATCTGCTCGATGCCGCGGGCGCCAACTTCGGCAGCCGGATGGGGTGGGAACGCGCCAACTTCTTCGCCCCGGCCGGCTCGCCACCGGTGATCGACTACACGTGGGACAAGCCCAATTGGCTGGAGTGGTCGGCCGCCGAGCAGGCGAGCACCCGCTCCGGGGTCACGGTGTTCGATCAGACGTCGTTCTCCAAGTACCTGCTGGTCGGAGGCGATGCCGAGGCGGCGTTGCAGTGGTTGTGCACCGCAGATGTCGGCGTCGAAGTCGGCAGATCGGTCTACACGGGCATGCTCAACGCGCGCGGCACGTACGAATCCGACGTCACGGTCACCAGGACCGCGCCGCAGGAGTACCTCATCGTCAGCAGCGCCGCCACCACCGAACGCGACAAGGACCATATCCGCACCCAGATCCGGCGGCGCTTGTCCCCCGGGGCCGACGCGCACCTGGTGGACGTCACCTCTGCGTACGCGGTGTTCGGTGTGATGGGCCCGCGGTCGCGTGACCTCCTGTCAGGACTGACCGATGCCGATCTGTCCGACGAGGCGTTCCCGTTCGGCGCCAGCAGGATGGTCTCACTCGGCTACGCCACGGTGCGCGCCACCCGGATCACCTATGTCGGTGAATTGGGTTGGGAGCTCTATGTTCCCGCCGAATTCGCCGTCGGGGTGTATGAGGACCTGATGGCTGCGGGTGCGAGCTGTGGCGTTGCGCGCGGCGGGTACTACGCAATCGAGGCGTTGCGCCTGGAGAAGGGGTACCGGGCATTCGGCCGCGAGCTGACACCGAGTGAGAACCCCGTCGAGGCCGGGCTGCTGTTCGCGTGCAAGCTCAAGACCGACATCGACTTCCTGGGGCGCGAAGCGGTGGAGAAGGCGCGCGCTGCCGGGGTCGGCAAGAAACTGGTCGGCTTCCGCGTCGACTCGCCAGAACCGATGCTGTGGGGTGGCGAGTTGATCCTGCGCGACGGAGTGGTCGCAGGGCAGGCGACATCGGCGGCGTGGGGTCACACACTCGGCGCCTGCGTCGGGCTGGCCTACCTGAGAGCGCCGGGCGCGGCGAAGGTCGACGCCGACTGGGTGCGTGACGGCAGCTATCAGGTGAACGTGGGCGGGCAACGTCATGCGATCACGGTGTCGCTGCGGCCGCTCTACGATCCGGCGAGTGAACGCGTGCGGGGTTAGGACCTGTCCAACCGGGCAGGTGCGTGCCCTGCTCATCTGATCAGCTAGACAGGTGAACAGACGGCGGAATACGCTCGGAGGATGAACGTCGACTACGTCGCCATGCACATGAGCGACGGCATCGTCAACGCCCCGATCTCCCTGCTGTTCGCCGGCGTCGCGCTGGTGGCACTGGCGGTGTGCGTGGCGAAGGCGAGGATCGAGCTCGACGAGCGTACGGTGCCGCTGGCCGGGCTGGTGGCCGCCTTCATCTTCGCGGTGCAGATGGTGAACTTCCCGATTCTGCCCGGGGTCAGCGGCCATCTGCTCGGTGGGGCGCTGGCCGCCATCCTCGTGGGCCCGTTCACCGGAGCGCTGTGCGTGGCCATCGTCCTGATCGTGCAGGCGCTGCTGTTCGCCGATGGTGGCGTGACGGCACTCGGCACGAACATCACCAACATGTCGGTGATCGGTGTGGCGGCAGGCTACGGAACCGCGGTGCTGCTGTACCGGCTGGTCCGACGCCGCCGCAACGACGTCCCGGTGCCTGCCGTCGGGGCGGTGGCTTTCGTCGCCGCAATCATCGGCACAGTCTGCGCCGCAATGGGGTTCGTGCTGGAGTACGCCCTCGGCGGCGCGGCGACGACATCCCTGGGGACCGTCGCCGCCTATATGTTCGGCACCCATGTCCTGATCGGTATCGGCGAGGGCATCATCACCGCGCTGACGGTGATGGCGGTGGTACGGGCCCGGCCGGATCTGGTCTACCTGTTGCGCACCAACGCGCGCGCGGAGGTGACGGTATGACGGAGTCGACGCAACGCCGCTGGTGGTTCTGGATCGGCTTCGCGGTGGTCACCCTGCTGATCGCCGGCGGGGTGTCGTACTTCGCGAGTTCGAGCCCGGACGGTCTGGACTCGGCGACCTTGCAGGGGTGCGAGGTGGTCGAGACCGCGACGGGCGAAGAGCTCCGGGGTGAGTGCATCGCCCAGCATGCCGACGAGCATTCCCTGGCGGGCTCTCCGCTGGCCGACTATGCGATCGGTGGCCAGGATGGCACCGGCGGGCTGGCGGGCATCATCGGCGTCGTCGTCACGGTCGTCATCGCGGGTGGGGCGTTCTGGGTGATCGCGCGGTCCCGGTCGAAACCGACATCGTCAGTGAGTGAGTGACGGTGGGCGCGGGTCACTCGCATCCTCTCTATCGCGACGGTGATTCACCGCTTCATCGGGCACCGGCCGAGGCCAAGATCGTCTGCCTGGTGCTGTTCGTCCTGGCGGTGGTCGCCACTCCCCGAGAGATGTTCTGGCCCTTCGGCCTCTACGCGGTGATCATTCTCGCGGTGTGGCGGGTGGCCCGCCTTCCGCTGCGGTGGATCCTGCCCCGGATGCTGATCGAGGCGCCCTTCGTCGTGCTCGCGGTGCTGCTGCCGTTCGCCGAGGGCGGCGAGCGGGTGAGTGTCGCGGGCATGCACCTGTCGGTGGCGGGGCTGTACGCGGCATGGGGCATCGTCATCAAGGGCACCCTCGGCGTCGCGGCCTCGCTGACCGTCGCGGCCACCACCACCTCGCGGGAACTACCCGTCGCGCTGAGCAGGCTGCGGGTGCCGGCGCTGATCGTCTCGGTGCTGACGCTGATGATCCGCTACGTCGACGTGCTGACCGCCGAAGCCCGGCGGATGCGCATGGCGCGGATTTCGCGCGGCGATTCACCGCGGATGCTGCATCAGGTCGGGGCGACGGCGAAGAGTGTCGGCGCGCTGTTCCTGCGCTCCTACGAGCGGGGTGAGCGCGTGTACCTGGCGATGCTGTCGCGCGGGTTCGACGGCCGGGTGCCGCCGTTGGCCGTCGGAGCCGG includes the following:
- a CDS encoding choline kinase family protein, yielding MSSRLTDEQLDVLFDQIGLLAGRPRHLVQLSGGLTNRNVKITTPDGVYVARCVDTAANLLGIDRDREHHNSVAAEQAGVGARVLDYRPDLGVLLLSYIEGKTLENHDFQRDGVIAMAARACRTLHDGPRFRGRFDMFERQPAYLKTVQDHGFRIPADYHDHAHAFAAAKRALEATETVTVPCNNDLLAGNFIEDGDRMWLIDYEYSGNNDPCFELGNIWSECALSLDQLDELVTAYYGRPRRHKTARAHLQGIVAKYGWTLWGCIQYGSSAIEFDFWEWAMERYEAAVAAFRDPGYGRLLDDVAAIEGQP
- the cbiQ gene encoding cobalt ECF transporter T component CbiQ: MGAGHSHPLYRDGDSPLHRAPAEAKIVCLVLFVLAVVATPREMFWPFGLYAVIILAVWRVARLPLRWILPRMLIEAPFVVLAVLLPFAEGGERVSVAGMHLSVAGLYAAWGIVIKGTLGVAASLTVAATTTSRELPVALSRLRVPALIVSVLTLMIRYVDVLTAEARRMRMARISRGDSPRMLHQVGATAKSVGALFLRSYERGERVYLAMLSRGFDGRVPPLAVGAGCVAAATPRQWTVALLPAAAAVSVAVSAWVLR
- a CDS encoding GcvT family protein, giving the protein MTSAKSLPSRARVVVIGGGVIGTSVAYHLTKLGLTDVVLLEQGQLSCGTTWHAAGLVGQLRASEGMTRLVQYSTQLYSELESETGLSAGYKQCGGVTVARTEDRMVQLRRTAANAAAFDLQCELLTPEQAHEHYPVMRVDDLVGAIWLPDDGKANPTDLTFALAKGARSGGCRIVEKTRVLDVLVTDGEVTGVRTDAGDIEAEIVVNCAGQWAKQVGAMAGVNVPLHSAEHFYVVSETIDGVHPDLPILRDPDGYTYFKEEVGGLVIGGFEPEAKPWVPPDAIPYPFEFQLLDEDWEHFEVLMTSALLRIPALETTGIKKFYNGPESFTPDNQFILGEAPECRNFFVGAGFNSVGIATAGGAGRALAEWIVDGAPSTDLTGVDIRRFAPFNGNNRWLHDRVAEVLGIHYEIPWPNREMTTARPFRRSPVHHLLDAAGANFGSRMGWERANFFAPAGSPPVIDYTWDKPNWLEWSAAEQASTRSGVTVFDQTSFSKYLLVGGDAEAALQWLCTADVGVEVGRSVYTGMLNARGTYESDVTVTRTAPQEYLIVSSAATTERDKDHIRTQIRRRLSPGADAHLVDVTSAYAVFGVMGPRSRDLLSGLTDADLSDEAFPFGASRMVSLGYATVRATRITYVGELGWELYVPAEFAVGVYEDLMAAGASCGVARGGYYAIEALRLEKGYRAFGRELTPSENPVEAGLLFACKLKTDIDFLGREAVEKARAAGVGKKLVGFRVDSPEPMLWGGELILRDGVVAGQATSAAWGHTLGACVGLAYLRAPGAAKVDADWVRDGSYQVNVGGQRHAITVSLRPLYDPASERVRG
- a CDS encoding PDGLE domain-containing protein yields the protein MTESTQRRWWFWIGFAVVTLLIAGGVSYFASSSPDGLDSATLQGCEVVETATGEELRGECIAQHADEHSLAGSPLADYAIGGQDGTGGLAGIIGVVVTVVIAGGAFWVIARSRSKPTSSVSE
- a CDS encoding energy-coupling factor ABC transporter permease, translated to MNVDYVAMHMSDGIVNAPISLLFAGVALVALAVCVAKARIELDERTVPLAGLVAAFIFAVQMVNFPILPGVSGHLLGGALAAILVGPFTGALCVAIVLIVQALLFADGGVTALGTNITNMSVIGVAAGYGTAVLLYRLVRRRRNDVPVPAVGAVAFVAAIIGTVCAAMGFVLEYALGGAATTSLGTVAAYMFGTHVLIGIGEGIITALTVMAVVRARPDLVYLLRTNARAEVTV